The following DNA comes from Mycolicibacterium aromaticivorans JS19b1 = JCM 16368.
CGATGAGGAACCCGATCACCGTCCCGATCACCGCACGCACGACGGTGGTGCCGGTGGTCAGCGCGCTACTGCGCAACACCGACAACGCACCGAGCACCACCCAGAAACCGTGCTGGACCGGGAACACGAACGTGACGAGCACAGCCAGCGCCAGCCCGAGCCCGGTGCGCAGGCTGTTGCGGGCGGTCACCGACCGGGTGGCCAGGTGCCCGCCGGTCAGGGCCGTGACGGCCTCGGTTTCGGAGTACACCCGGTCGGCGATCCCGGTCTCAGGCAGCTGACGGCCCAAGACGCGCGCCCACACCGGTCGCGCGTCGGCGGCCGCAGCGCTGGCGATGAGCCGCCCGGTCACGCCGGTGGCCGCCCCCACGGTTCGCCGGTTGAGCAGGGTGCGACCCAGCGCGATGGCAGCCTCGTCATCGGGTTCGGCGAGGATGTCGACGATGTCCTGGCGGTACGTCCCGACCGCGATGGTCCGCAGGTCGATCAACGCGGCGGCCAGCAGCGCGCGTTCGTCGGCCCGCGCCGCCGCGCGGGTGATCAGCAGAACCTGCGCGCAGTCGCGCAGCACTCGCACCACCGGCTCGCCGATCGGCCCGAGCAGCGCACCGGTATCGCCGGTGACGCGGTCGCACAGCCACTGCAGGTCGTCGACCACCCGGACCAACGCCCGGCTGCCCGCGGTCAGGGCCACCGGCCGGTAGGCGGCGCCGAGGAAGTTGGCCCGCAACGCGTCCATCGCGGTGGTGACATCGGCGGCCGACGCGGTGCCCTCGATGCGGTCGGCCAGCACCGCGCAGACCGCAGCGGCGTGGCGGCGCAGTTCGCCGTGATGGCGCGGCGGGAACAGGAACAGCGCCGCCGGGACGCAGATCGCCAGGGCAATCAGCCAGCCGAGTAGCCGCTCACCGAGCGGACCGACCGGCGTGCACACCGGCAGCACGAAGGTCAGCAGGGTGGCCCGCTGGCCGGCCGCGACGATCTCGCTGAGCACCCCGGAGAACGTCACGGCCACCCCGATGAGGAACGTCAGCAGGATCGCCAGCCATGGGATCGGCGCCGCCAGCGTGCCCAGGCTTATCAGCACCGCGCCATTGAAGCCCAACCCGCCGTAGGCCAGCGCCCGGGAGTTCATGTTGCCCGGGAAGTCGACCACGATCATCAGCGCGATCGACCCGAAGATGGTGAACAGCGGCGTCTGTGACCCGCCGCCGACCGCGAAGCTGACCGCGGCGGCGATCGGGATGACGATGGCGGCCCGCGCCGCGCGTCGTGCACCGTCGTTCTCGGGGTCGCGCGTCCGGATCCGGTCGACCGCCCGACGCCACAGGACAGCCGGCGTCAACACCCTGTCACTGGGGAGCGCTGGGTCACCGGGGCACGCTGGCGAAACTGCCCGAATCCAGCGCGTCGAGCATGTAGCGGGCGATCCAGCCGAATGTCCCCGGCTCGCGAGGCAGGATCGCCTGTTCGTAACCGATGAAGACGTAGACGGCCCAGGACGCGTACACCTCGGCCTGACGCACATCGTTGACGATTTCGATCGCCGAGTCGTAGAGGATCTTGTACCGCGCCCGGTCGACCTCGCTCTGGACGGCCAACACATGGGGGTCGACGGAACTCCATGACCGGATCGCAGCCTCCGCACGGTGCGGCAGGGACAACCCGACCTGGATGATCGCCTCGATGCGGCTGCGCGGGTCGGAAACCTCGCGGATGGCGTCGATCAGCCGGACGGTCCGGTCCTGCACCCAGTAGGACACCAGGTCGCGGGTGAAGGCCGGCCAGCTGGCGAAATAGTGATAGAACGAGCCGGTGGTGACGCCGAGCCGGTTGCACACCTCGGCCAGTTTGAGTCCGCCGTAACCGACGTCGGCGAGTACTTCGAGACCGGTCTCGAAGTACGCCTCTCGGTTGGCGACGGTTGCCATGGGTCAAACGATAATGCGCTGGCCCCGACAAGACAGAGCTGACGGGCGGGATCGTGACCAAGTTGCGCAGGCGGCTTGTGACCGCGGGTAGATATTGGGGCAAGCTGGACTCACGCGATCGAATCGAGGAGTTGGCATGACCGTTCAGATCACAAGTGACCACGCGACCGAAGGCGCCGCCGCGGGCGTGCTGGCTGACGTGCGCCGGGTATTCACCAGCGGCCGCACCCGCTCCTTGTCGTGGCGCTCCGAGCAGTTGCTCGCGGTGGAGCGGATGTGCGACGAACGGGAGCCGGAGATCGCCGAGGCTCTGGCCAGCGACCTGGGCCGATCCTCGTTCGAAGCCTGGCTCGCCGATATCGGCTCGACCAAGGCGGAAGCCGCGTTCGCCCGCAAGCAGCTGAAGAAGTGGGTGAAGCCGCAGAAGTCCAGGCTGCCCCTGGCCCAGCTGCCCGGCCGGGCGTGGGTGCAGTACGACCCGCTCGGGGTGATCCTGGTGATCGGGCCGTGGAACTACCCCTTCTATCTGTGCATGGCGCCGCTGGTCGCCGCGGTCGCCGCCGGTAACGGCGTGGTGATCAAGCCGTCGGAGCTGGCGCCGGCCACCTCAGCGCTCATCGCGCGGCTGGTGCCGGAGTACCTCGACTCCGACGCCATCCGCGTGGTGGAGGGCGATGCGGCGGTCACCCAGGATCTGCTGGCGCAGGGCTTCGACCATGCACTGTTCACCGGTGGCACCGAGATCGGTCGCAAGATCATGGCGGCCGCCGCGCCGACCCTGACGCCGGTGACCCTCGAACTGGGCGGCAAGAGCCCGGTGGTGGTGCTCCCCGACGCCGACCTGGACGTGGCCGCCCGCCGGATCGCCTGGATCAAGCTGATGAATTCGGGCCAGACCTGCATCGCCCCGGACTACGTGCTGGCCGACCGCACGATCGTCGGGAAGCTGACCGACAAGATCGTGGCGACGATCGCTGAGTTCCGTGCCGAGGAGCAGGACCCGTCGCTGCGCATCGTCAACGAGCGGCAGTTCGACCGTCTGGCGTCGCTCATCAGCGCGACCGGCGGCACCGTCGCCACCGGTGGCAGGTCCGACCGCGCGGCCCTGCGGATCGAGCCGACAGTGATCGTCGACCCGCCCGCCGACGACCCGGTGATGTCGGACGAGATCTTCGGCCCGATCCTGCCGATCCTCTCGGTGGATTCGGCGGATGCCGCCGTCGCTTTCGTCAACGCCCGGCCCAAGCCGCTGGCGCTGTACGTCTTCACCGAGTCGCAGTCGGCTGCGCGGGACCTCGTCGACCGGATGCCGTCCGGCGGTGCGGTGATCAACCACGTGGCGGTGCACTGCCTGGTTCCGCAATTGCCGTTCGGCGGGGTGGGCGCCAGCGGTATGGGTGCGTACCACGGCAAGTGGGGCTTCGAGACACTGAGCCACCGACGCGCCGTGCTCGCCAAACCGACGAAATTTGACCTCAAGCTGATGTATCCGCCCTATACTGATCGTGCGATCAGGCTAATGCGCAGGGTTCTCTGATGCCCTGAAAACGGCCACAGCAAAGTCCGCACAAAAGCTCAGCAATCATTCGACGGCGAACTTTCGCGCGGTTGTACGGATTGAGCGAATATTCGTGCGAATTGCTTGGTAGCGAATTATGACGCATCTGTCATTGTCCGATAACCGAACCGGAACCCGCATGTCAGGCGCGGATCGCAAGTCGAACGGCTGCTGTGGCAACGGATTCCGAAGGTGAAGCAAAACATGAACATATTTCTAATGTTGTTGACCTGAGCAAATGTCGTTCGCCGTCAAAAATATGCGCAAAGTTGTGGCACAATTTTTACTGTGCCGCATACAGCCAGTCGGGGCCCGGGTCGCCCCCCAGCAGCTAAGGCAGCGGAAACGCGCGAGCGCATCATGCGCGCTGCCCGTGAGGTGTTCAGCGAATTGGGGTATGACGCTGCCACCTTCCAGGCAATCGCCATCCGGGCCGACTTGACCCGACCTGCGATTAATCATTACTTCGCCAGCAAACGGCTGCTCTATCAAGAGGTCGTCGATCAGACGAACGCCTCGGTGATCGAGTCCGCCGTGCACCAGTCGCAACGGGAGAGCACCCTCGCGGGGCGGATCCGCGTCTTCATCGAGGCGGCCGTTCACGCTCAGGGTCAGGACCGCTCAGTGGCGGCCTTCCTGGTTACGTCGGTGTTGGAGTCCGAGCGACATCCGGAGTTGGCGGAGTCCAACCACGATTCGCGGGAGTTCACCCGCGGGTACGTGAAGGCGGCCATCAAGGATGCCGTCGAATCGGGCGAGGTTCGTGCGGACATCGACATCGAGGCGGCTGCCGAGATGCTGATGGCCGTGATGTGGGGACTGGGCTTCTATGCCGGGTTCGTCGGCGATCAGGATCGTCTGACCGCGATCACCGACCAGTTCCTGCAGCTCCTCGACGGTCAGGCCTGGCGCACCGTCTCCTGAGCCGGTGACGTCCGCCACAGTCGCATAGTCTGGCTAAGTTTCTCGGTACCCTTGTCGTATCAATCTTGCTGACCTGGGTTGATATCCGGCCCTGAACGGGGCTTCACCCAGTGTTCAGCCGTCAAGCGACACCGAATGGGATACCGCCGCCGATGAGCACTACGCGTACTGATGACGACACCTGGGACATCGCGACAAGCGTGGGGTCGACCGCTGTTCTGGTGGCCGCCGCGCGGGCCCGCGAGACCGAGCAGCCCGATCCTCTGATCCGGGATCCGTATGCGCGAATCCTGGTCGAGGGCGCCGGGACGGGGATGTGGGAGCACTTCCTCGACGACTCGTTGGCCGGCAAGCTGGCCGACGCCGAGCCCGAGGCGGCCGCGATGTTCGGCCACATGCTGAACTATCAGGCGGTCCGGACCCACTTCTTCGATGCCTTCTTCGCCGAGGCGGTTGCCGCCGGCGTCCGCCAGATCGTGATCCTGGCGTCGGGCCTGGATTCCCGGGCCTACCGCCTGGACTGGCCGGCTGGCACCCGGGTCTACGAAATCGACCAGCCGCTGGTTCTCGAATACAAAGCCGACAAGCTGGCCGCCCACGATGTGCAGCCCGTCGTCGAGCGCCGCGAGGTCCCCGTTGACCTGCGCCAGGACTGGCCGGCCGCGCTGAAGGCGCAGGGCTTCGATCCGGCGCAGTCCACCGCCTGGCTGGCCGAGGGACTCCTGATGTATCTGCCCGCCGACGCCCAGGACCGGCTGTTCGAACTGGTCACCGAGTTGAGCGCGCCCGGAAGCCGGGTGTCCGCCGAAGCGGTAGGACACCACTCCGAGGAGCGACGCGAAGAGATGCGGGAACGCTTCGAGAAGTTCGCCGACCAGCTGGGCATCGAGCGCACCATCGACATGCAGAACCTGACCTACAACGACCCGGACCGCGCCGACCTCACCGAATGGCTGAACGCGCACGGCTGGCAGGCCACCGGACAGCGCGCTGTCGACGAGATGCGCAGGCTCGGTCGCTGGATCGACGTCCCGATGGCCGACGATCCGGACGCGTTCGCGACCTTCGTCGTCGCACAGAAGGCCTGACGCCAACCCGGGTGCCTTCAGCTCCGGCGGCCCACGTATACAAGAGTTACGTTCCGTCAGTCGCAGGAGAGGAAGGCCCATGCCCGGAGTTGTTGATCGAGTCATCGTCGTCACCGGAGCCGGTGGCGGTCTGGGTCGCGAGTACGCGCTGACACTGGCCCGCGAGGGTGCCAGCGTCGTGGTGAACGACCTCGGCGGCGCGCGTGACGGAACCGGCGCCGGCCACAACATGGCCGACCAGGTGGTCCAGGAGATCAAGGACGCCGGCGGCCGCGCGGTCGCCAACTACGACTCCGTCGCCGAGCCCGAGGGTGGCGAGAACATCGTCAAGACCGCGATCGAGGAGTTCGGCAAGATCGACGGCATCGTCAGCAACGCGGGCATCCTGCGCGACGGCACCTTCCACAAGATGCCGTTCGAGAACTGGGATTCGGTGCTCAAGGTCCACCTGTACGGCGGCTACAACGTGATCCGCGCCGCCTGGCCGCACTTCCGCGAGCAGAGCTACGGCCGCATCGTCGTCGCCACCTCCACCAGCGGCCTGTTCGGCAACTTCGGTCAGGCCAACTACAGCGCCGCCAAGCTCGGATTGGTCGGCCTGATCAACACGCTGGCCCAGGAAGGCGCCAAGTACAACATCAAGGCCAACGCGCTGGCGCCCATCGCCGCGACCCGCATGACCGAGGACATCCTGCCGCCCGAGGTGTTCAAGAAGCTCACCCCGGAGTATGTCGCGCCGGTGGTCGGCTACCTGTGCACCGAAGAGGTTCCGGACTCCGCCTCGGTGTTCATCGTCGGCGGTGGCAAGGTGCAGCGCGCAGCGCTGTTCCAGAACGAGGGCGTCACCTTCGACCATGTGCCGACCGTCGACGACGTTGCCGCACAGTGGTCGACGATCGACGACCTCTCGGCCGCCGAGCACGCCTCCTTCAAACTCGGCTGACTGTGATCGCGTCGTCGGCCGGCAAGCAGGTGCATCCATGATCCGCGTGCTGGCCTTCGACGTGTTCGGCACAGTCGTCGACTGGCGTGCGAGCATCATCGCCGAACTCGAACAGTTCGGGAATCAGCAGGGCGCAGAACGGGATTGGGCCAAGTTCGCCGACCGCTGGCGGGCCGGCTACGTTCCCGCGATGGATCTGGTGCGTCGCGGTGAGCTGCCGTGGACGCGCCTTGACGATCTGCACCGCAGGATCCTCGACGAGCTGCTCCGCGACGCCGACATCCAGGCCGACCAGGACGACGTCGACCATCTCAACCGGGCCTGGCATCGGTTGGCCCCCTGGCCGGACGCCGTGGACGGCCTGCATCGGCTCAAGGAACGATTCACCATCACCACGCTGTCGAACGGCAACGTCTCACTGCTGACCGACATGGCCAAACGTGCGGGCCTGCCATGGGATTGCGTGCTCTCAGCCGAGATCTTCGGTCACTACAAGCCCGATCGCGAGGCCTACCTGGGCTGCGCGCAGATTTTGGATGTGGCACCCGAGGAGGCCATGCTGGTGGCGGCCCATCCCAGTGACCTGCGTGCCGCCCGCGATGCCGGACTGCGCACCGGCTACGTCGACCGGCCGCTGGAATGGGGACAACCGGGGCGCTATCGGGTTCCGTTCGAACCCGACGAATTCGATGTCACCGCAACGGACCTCGTGGAGCTGGCAGGCAAGCTCTAGGTTCGACGCCCGGAACTACAGCGCGCGGTCTTACAGGGCGGCATTGATGTCGTCGACCCGGTCGCGCGCATCGCCGAACAGCATCTGGGTGTTCTCCCGGAAGAACAGTGGATTCTGCACGCCGGCGTACCCGGAGGCCATGGACCGCTTGAACACGATGACGTGCTCGGCATTCCAGACCGTCAGCACCGGCATACCGGCGATCGGGCTGCTCGGATCTTCCGACGCCGCCGGGTTCACGGTGTCGTTGGCGCCGATCACCAACACCACCGAGGTGCCCTCGAAATCGTCGTTGATCTCGTCCATTTCGAGCACGATGTCGTAGGGCACCTTGGCCTCTGCCAGCAGCACGTTCATGTGTCCGGGCAGACGGCCCGCGACGGGGTGGATACCGAATCGCACAGTGACACCACGCTCGCGCAGCTTGCGAGTCAGTTCGGCCACACCGTACTGGGCCTGGGCCACCGCCATCCCGTAGCCCGGGGTGATGATCACCGAACTGGCCGACGACAAGAGTTCGGCGGCTCCCTCGGCGGTGATCTCGCGGTGTTCGCCGTAGTCCTTGTCCTCGGCCGGCCCTGCCTCTATACCGAAGCCGCCGGCGATGACCGAGATGAACGAGCGGTTCATGGCTTTGCACATGATGTAGGACAGGTAGGCACCCGAAGACCCGACCAGGGCGCCGGTGACGATCAACAGGTCGTTGGACAGCAGGAAGCCCGAAGCTGCCGCAGCCCAACCGGAATAGCTGTTGAGCATCGACACCACGACGGGCATGTCGCCGCCGCCGATCGAGGCGACCAGGTGCCAGCCCAGCAGCAGCGCCAACACCGTGACGACGACGAGCAGCCACAGCTGGGGTTCGATGACGAACCAGACGGTGAACGCAACGAACAGCACCAGGGCACCGACATTGAGAAAGTTCTTGCCGGGCAACATCAGCGGCGCTGATTTGATTCGCGCCGACAGTTTCAGGTTGGCGACGATCGATCCGGTGAAGGTCACGGCGCCGATGAACACACCGATGAACACCTCGGCGGAGTGGATGCCGAGCATGCCCTGGCTGTCGAGCAGGGCCGCTTCGCCGCCGGCCAGATCGTGTTCGACGTGCAGGTAGCCGTTCCAGCCGACCAACACCGCTGCCAGGCCGACGAAGCTGTGCAGCAGGGCGATCAGCTCGGGCATACCGGTCATCTCAACGACGCGGGCGCGCCACAACCCGATCGCGGCACCGATGGCCATGGCTGCGATCAGCAGGCCCAGTCCCAGCGGCTCGATATGGCGGGCCAGGGCCAGCGCGATGGTGGCGACCAGCGCGACAACCATGCCGGCCATGCCGAATGTGTTTCCGGCCCGGGATGTTTCGTGCTTGGACAGCCCGGCAAGCGCCAGGATGAACAGCAGGGCAGCGACGATGTAGGCCGCGGTGGCGGCCGTTTCCAATGTGAACAACTCTAGCTCCTCGAGAACATCGCGAGCATGCGACGCGTCACCGCGAAGCCACCGAAGATGTTGATACTGGCAAGCAGGATGGCGACGGCGGCCGACGTGGTGACGATGACGTCACCGTGGCCGATCTGGAGCAATGCGCCGACGACGATGATGCCCGAGATGGCATTTGTCACCGACATCAACGGGGTGTGCAGGGCGTGGTGCACGTGGCCGATGACGTAGTAGCCGATCACGATCGCCAGTGCGAACACCGTGAGGTGAACCTGTAGTGCGGCCGGGGACAACGCGATCAGCAGGAACAGCACGGCGGCGGCGCCGAAGGTGATGCCGAGCCGGCGGCCCATCGTCATCGGTTCTTTGGTCTGGTGCGTTGTCGGGGCGGACGTCGCGGCCTGAGCCGGGGCAGCAGATACCTGTACCGGTGGCGGTGGCCACGTGGTTTCACCGTCGCGGACCACGGTGACCGACCGTTGCACGACGTCGTCGAAATCGAGGACGAGTGTGCCGTCTTTTTCCGGGGTAAGCAGCTTGACGAGGTTGACCAGGTTGGTCCCGTAGAGCTGGGATGCCTGGGTGGGCAGCCGGCCTGCCAGGTCGGTGTAGCCGATGATGGTCACGCCGTTGTCGGTCAGGACGGCCTGGTCTTTGACGGTGCCTTCGACGTTGCCGCCGTTGGCTGCGGCCATGTCGACGATCACACTGCCCGATTTCATCGAGGCGACCATGTCGGCGGTGATGATGCGCGGTGCGGGCCTGCCGGGAATCAGCGCCGTCGTGATGATGATGTCGACATCCTCGGACTGCTCGGCGTACAGCTGCGCCTCGCGGGCCTTGTAATCGTCACCCATCTCCTTGGCGTACCCGGTAGCCGAAACCTCGGACTCTGGGGAATCGATTGAAAGATATTCTCCGCCAAGGGATTTGACCTGATCAGCGACCTCGGGGCGCGGGTCGGTGGCACGCACGATGGCGCCGAGGCTGCCCGCGGCGCCGATCGCCGCCAGGCCGGCCACACCCGCGCCGACGACCAGCACCTTGGCCGGCGGGACCTTGCCTGCCGCGGTCACCTGGCCGGTGAAGAACCGGCCAAATGCATGCGCCGCCTCGACGACTGCGCGGTAACCCGCGATATTGGCCATCGACGACAGGACGTCCAACGATTGGGCTCGTGAGATCCGCGGTACGGCGTCCATCGCCAGCACGGTGATCGGACGGGTAGTCAGCTCCTCGACGAGTTCGGGTTTCAGCGCGGGGGAGATCAGGCTGATCAACGTCGCGCCGTCGCGCAGTGCGGCGATCTCGGCGCTGGTGGGCGCATTGACCTTGAGGACGATATCGGTGGCCAGCGCTTCGGCGGCCGTCCCGATACCCGCACCGGCCTCGACGAATGCTTCGTCGGAGAAGCTCGCCGCGACACCCGCACCGGACTCCACCAGTACCTCGTAACCGAGCTTGATGAGCTGCCCGACCGTCTGTGGTGTGGCGGCGACACGTGTTTCCCCAGGCAGAGACTCACGTGGAATCCCGATGATCATCAGTGCGATCCGATCTGGTTGGTCATGCGGAGGCGGGGTGGAAGATGCCAGTGTATGGAATGGCATGGTTCGCCCGCGAACTCCCGGTCGCCGCCAGCAGACTCCACATAGACAGGTGTCCAGTTGAACGACGGGATGTTGTCCTAGGCTCGGGCGGGTGAGCACCGGCGGCGTCGTCTTGGTGGGGTTGGCCATCGCCGTCGGGCTGGTCGGCGTCATCGTGCCGCTGCTGCCGGGCACCCTGCTGGTCTACGCGGCCATCGCGGGGTGGGCCGCGGTCGAGCACAGCCTGGTGTCCTGGGTGGTGCTCGGGATGGTCACCGTGGTGCTCGGCGCCGGCCTGTTGATCAAGTACCTGTGGCCGGCCCGGCGGATGCGTGCCGGCGAGGTCGGCAGATGGACGCTGGCCGCCGGGGCGGCACTAGGGGTCATCGGCTTCTTCGTGGTGCCGGTGATCGGCCTGGTGTTCGGCTTCGTGCTCGGCGTCTACCTCGCCGAACTGGCGAGCCGGCGCGATCAGCGGCGCGCCTGGGCGGCCACGGTCCTTGCGCTGAAGGCCGCTGCGCTCTCGGTCGGTGTCGAGCTGACCGGGGGGCTGATCGCCACCGCGGTGTGGGTGGCCGGTCTGCTGCTAACCCAGTAGTTCTTTGCGCGTGCGTGCGACGTCCTCTTCGGACACCCCGGCGGTGCGCAGGAAGCCATCGAGGTCGCCGTAGTTCTCGGCGATCACCCGGTGCGCGGTGGCCAGGTAGCCCTCCCGCACACCGAGCACCCCGTTGGTCAGGCGCGCCTCGGCGAACGTGGCGATCTCCGGTGTCTCGCCGGCCCGGCTGACGATCGACTCCATGATCCGCTCACGCAGCGACTCGACGGCGTCGTTGCTGCGCAGGAAGTCGGAGAGCACCTTCTCGCGCGGCACGCCGATGGACTC
Coding sequences within:
- a CDS encoding FUSC family protein; this encodes MLTPAVLWRRAVDRIRTRDPENDGARRAARAAIVIPIAAAVSFAVGGGSQTPLFTIFGSIALMIVVDFPGNMNSRALAYGGLGFNGAVLISLGTLAAPIPWLAILLTFLIGVAVTFSGVLSEIVAAGQRATLLTFVLPVCTPVGPLGERLLGWLIALAICVPAALFLFPPRHHGELRRHAAAVCAVLADRIEGTASAADVTTAMDALRANFLGAAYRPVALTAGSRALVRVVDDLQWLCDRVTGDTGALLGPIGEPVVRVLRDCAQVLLITRAAARADERALLAAALIDLRTIAVGTYRQDIVDILAEPDDEAAIALGRTLLNRRTVGAATGVTGRLIASAAAADARPVWARVLGRQLPETGIADRVYSETEAVTALTGGHLATRSVTARNSLRTGLGLALAVLVTFVFPVQHGFWVVLGALSVLRSSALTTGTTVVRAVIGTVIGFLIGAVVIELLGVDPIVLWVLLPMVAFGSAYVPEIGSFTATQAAFTMMVLIVFNLIVPSGWAVGLIRIEDVVVGASVGVVVSLLLWPRGIKTAVQQAIDAARAVGSRYLRAAVLRVTRGAFEQAENQVNALSHEALTVSRTLDDAVRQYLSENGGPTDSRAPVVRASSRAVRLRAAADLIADIVPPPLAVYPRARAVLEAHAAAICSRFDGSGGTGLTAPISDDLVPALRAEAGSDGLAVSAALPLVTVAANLGELELTYPPEVAAGPIRG
- a CDS encoding Re/Si-specific NAD(P)(+) transhydrogenase subunit alpha codes for the protein MIIGIPRESLPGETRVAATPQTVGQLIKLGYEVLVESGAGVAASFSDEAFVEAGAGIGTAAEALATDIVLKVNAPTSAEIAALRDGATLISLISPALKPELVEELTTRPITVLAMDAVPRISRAQSLDVLSSMANIAGYRAVVEAAHAFGRFFTGQVTAAGKVPPAKVLVVGAGVAGLAAIGAAGSLGAIVRATDPRPEVADQVKSLGGEYLSIDSPESEVSATGYAKEMGDDYKAREAQLYAEQSEDVDIIITTALIPGRPAPRIITADMVASMKSGSVIVDMAAANGGNVEGTVKDQAVLTDNGVTIIGYTDLAGRLPTQASQLYGTNLVNLVKLLTPEKDGTLVLDFDDVVQRSVTVVRDGETTWPPPPVQVSAAPAQAATSAPTTHQTKEPMTMGRRLGITFGAAAVLFLLIALSPAALQVHLTVFALAIVIGYYVIGHVHHALHTPLMSVTNAISGIIVVGALLQIGHGDVIVTTSAAVAILLASINIFGGFAVTRRMLAMFSRS
- a CDS encoding TetR/AcrR family transcriptional regulator, translating into MATVANREAYFETGLEVLADVGYGGLKLAEVCNRLGVTTGSFYHYFASWPAFTRDLVSYWVQDRTVRLIDAIREVSDPRSRIEAIIQVGLSLPHRAEAAIRSWSSVDPHVLAVQSEVDRARYKILYDSAIEIVNDVRQAEVYASWAVYVFIGYEQAILPREPGTFGWIARYMLDALDSGSFASVPR
- a CDS encoding aldehyde dehydrogenase family protein: MTVQITSDHATEGAAAGVLADVRRVFTSGRTRSLSWRSEQLLAVERMCDEREPEIAEALASDLGRSSFEAWLADIGSTKAEAAFARKQLKKWVKPQKSRLPLAQLPGRAWVQYDPLGVILVIGPWNYPFYLCMAPLVAAVAAGNGVVIKPSELAPATSALIARLVPEYLDSDAIRVVEGDAAVTQDLLAQGFDHALFTGGTEIGRKIMAAAAPTLTPVTLELGGKSPVVVLPDADLDVAARRIAWIKLMNSGQTCIAPDYVLADRTIVGKLTDKIVATIAEFRAEEQDPSLRIVNERQFDRLASLISATGGTVATGGRSDRAALRIEPTVIVDPPADDPVMSDEIFGPILPILSVDSADAAVAFVNARPKPLALYVFTESQSAARDLVDRMPSGGAVINHVAVHCLVPQLPFGGVGASGMGAYHGKWGFETLSHRRAVLAKPTKFDLKLMYPPYTDRAIRLMRRVL
- a CDS encoding class I SAM-dependent methyltransferase, with the protein product MSTTRTDDDTWDIATSVGSTAVLVAAARARETEQPDPLIRDPYARILVEGAGTGMWEHFLDDSLAGKLADAEPEAAAMFGHMLNYQAVRTHFFDAFFAEAVAAGVRQIVILASGLDSRAYRLDWPAGTRVYEIDQPLVLEYKADKLAAHDVQPVVERREVPVDLRQDWPAALKAQGFDPAQSTAWLAEGLLMYLPADAQDRLFELVTELSAPGSRVSAEAVGHHSEERREEMRERFEKFADQLGIERTIDMQNLTYNDPDRADLTEWLNAHGWQATGQRAVDEMRRLGRWIDVPMADDPDAFATFVVAQKA
- a CDS encoding haloacid dehalogenase type II, with amino-acid sequence MIRVLAFDVFGTVVDWRASIIAELEQFGNQQGAERDWAKFADRWRAGYVPAMDLVRRGELPWTRLDDLHRRILDELLRDADIQADQDDVDHLNRAWHRLAPWPDAVDGLHRLKERFTITTLSNGNVSLLTDMAKRAGLPWDCVLSAEIFGHYKPDREAYLGCAQILDVAPEEAMLVAAHPSDLRAARDAGLRTGYVDRPLEWGQPGRYRVPFEPDEFDVTATDLVELAGKL
- the pntB gene encoding Re/Si-specific NAD(P)(+) transhydrogenase subunit beta is translated as MFTLETAATAAYIVAALLFILALAGLSKHETSRAGNTFGMAGMVVALVATIALALARHIEPLGLGLLIAAMAIGAAIGLWRARVVEMTGMPELIALLHSFVGLAAVLVGWNGYLHVEHDLAGGEAALLDSQGMLGIHSAEVFIGVFIGAVTFTGSIVANLKLSARIKSAPLMLPGKNFLNVGALVLFVAFTVWFVIEPQLWLLVVVTVLALLLGWHLVASIGGGDMPVVVSMLNSYSGWAAAASGFLLSNDLLIVTGALVGSSGAYLSYIMCKAMNRSFISVIAGGFGIEAGPAEDKDYGEHREITAEGAAELLSSASSVIITPGYGMAVAQAQYGVAELTRKLRERGVTVRFGIHPVAGRLPGHMNVLLAEAKVPYDIVLEMDEINDDFEGTSVVLVIGANDTVNPAASEDPSSPIAGMPVLTVWNAEHVIVFKRSMASGYAGVQNPLFFRENTQMLFGDARDRVDDINAAL
- a CDS encoding TetR/AcrR family transcriptional regulator — its product is MPHTASRGPGRPPAAKAAETRERIMRAAREVFSELGYDAATFQAIAIRADLTRPAINHYFASKRLLYQEVVDQTNASVIESAVHQSQRESTLAGRIRVFIEAAVHAQGQDRSVAAFLVTSVLESERHPELAESNHDSREFTRGYVKAAIKDAVESGEVRADIDIEAAAEMLMAVMWGLGFYAGFVGDQDRLTAITDQFLQLLDGQAWRTVS
- a CDS encoding DUF456 domain-containing protein; the protein is MSTGGVVLVGLAIAVGLVGVIVPLLPGTLLVYAAIAGWAAVEHSLVSWVVLGMVTVVLGAGLLIKYLWPARRMRAGEVGRWTLAAGAALGVIGFFVVPVIGLVFGFVLGVYLAELASRRDQRRAWAATVLALKAAALSVGVELTGGLIATAVWVAGLLLTQ
- a CDS encoding SDR family oxidoreductase, with protein sequence MPGVVDRVIVVTGAGGGLGREYALTLAREGASVVVNDLGGARDGTGAGHNMADQVVQEIKDAGGRAVANYDSVAEPEGGENIVKTAIEEFGKIDGIVSNAGILRDGTFHKMPFENWDSVLKVHLYGGYNVIRAAWPHFREQSYGRIVVATSTSGLFGNFGQANYSAAKLGLVGLINTLAQEGAKYNIKANALAPIAATRMTEDILPPEVFKKLTPEYVAPVVGYLCTEEVPDSASVFIVGGGKVQRAALFQNEGVTFDHVPTVDDVAAQWSTIDDLSAAEHASFKLG